From Sphingobacterium bambusae:
ATGAATGGAGGATTAACTTCGCTCTTGGAACGAGCTTACCGCGCCGAGATCCCGATACAGATCCAAGCGTTTGCCTTGAACTACAACTCGTTCCAATACGTGCCAAAAGCAGTAGAAATACAGGCTTTAACGCCTTTGGACAGCACCGACTATATCGCTGCTCATCATATAGATGCTGCCGCGGTTATAGCAGAGCTACGCTCGCGCCTACAACAGGTCGTTTCGGAAACACCCTTGGAACCTGTAGTAACTTCTGAAGGCGATAGAAATATGTACCGGATTCCAGCTAAAATAGGTTACTATACGCAATTTTGGTTTTACAGACTGTGGCGGGATTATGTACGTAAAAAAACTGCAGGGACGATTTTTTTCGATTCTATGCTTTTCGCAGGGCTACTCTTTTCCTATCCGATTGTTGTCTTCCTCTTTAGCTTGATGATCGGCAAGTTGTTGGGGTTTTGGATTGGGCTGCTGGTTTTTCTTTTCTTGCCGGCCACTGCCTACTGTATGGCAAAGTATCAAAAAATTACAGTAGAACAGGATTTAACTAGCGCTAAAGCTAATCGGTTGTAGGTAATATGGGTTTATTTGCGCGAAGGAGCATCGACAAGACCTAAGCATGGATATCGACCTAAAGCAAACATCCCCCTTTACGTGGTAAAGAGGGATGTGGAATATTTATGACTGCCAGCGTATCGCTATTTGGCTTGTTTCTCGATCCATGATCTTGCATTCACAAAGGCCTCAATCCAAGGAGATACTTCATCCTGACGATTTTCTGGATAGTTTGCCCAGTTCCATTGGAATGTAGAACGTTCAATGTGTGGCATGGTTACCAAGTGACGTCCTGTTTTGTCACACATCATTGCCGTATTAAAGTCCGAACCATTAGGATTATGCGGATAGGCTTCATAGCCATACTTCGCTACGATCGCATATTGGTCTTCCCCGTATGGTAAATTGAATTTTCCCTCACCATGGGAAATCCAAACTCCGAGGGTACTGCCGGC
This genomic window contains:
- a CDS encoding 1-acyl-sn-glycerol-3-phosphate acyltransferase, whose amino-acid sequence is MFYNVLRYFVRLGLHWYAPALRSINLDLATFQGPSIIVSNHPNSLFDALVIAAYSPVEIRFLTRGDIFKKSWANLLLRNLFQLPIYKKKDDEEFAVKNDFTFDECMRCLAAGKHVLLFPEGRSLNLWGLQPFMNGGLTSLLERAYRAEIPIQIQAFALNYNSFQYVPKAVEIQALTPLDSTDYIAAHHIDAAAVIAELRSRLQQVVSETPLEPVVTSEGDRNMYRIPAKIGYYTQFWFYRLWRDYVRKKTAGTIFFDSMLFAGLLFSYPIVVFLFSLMIGKLLGFWIGLLVFLFLPATAYCMAKYQKITVEQDLTSAKANRL